Proteins encoded in a region of the Zea mays cultivar B73 chromosome 2, Zm-B73-REFERENCE-NAM-5.0, whole genome shotgun sequence genome:
- the LOC100277531 gene encoding Protein DMP1-like → MLMEEGIKEGASKAAGAAATEAGEANKSTTAMSDVTFKSIGDVLKLLPTATVIVYEVLNPIATNAGDCGGAAAGYKVATGVLLGLSAFFCAFSTFTDSYVGADGKVKYGLVTPRGLLPFNDGGGGGGAARRDFSRYRLGFPDFVHAAFAVAVFAAVSLLADANTVACFYPSLRDQQKKVVMALPVVVGAVASVVFALFPSTRHGIGYPPSKPEASALVASQ, encoded by the coding sequence ATGTTAATGGAAGAAGGCATCAAAGAGGGGGCAAGCAAAGCAGCGGGAGCGGCGGCCACCGAAGCAGGcgaggcgaacaagagcacgacgGCGATGTCGGACGTGACGTTCAAGAGCATCGGCGACGTGCTGAAGCTGCTGCCGACGGCGACGGTGATCGTGTACGAGGTGCTGAACCCGATCGCGACCAACGCGGGCGACTGCGGCGGCGCTGCCGCCGGGTACAAGGTCGCCACGGGGGTGCTGCTGGGGCTCTCCGCCTTCTTCTGCGCCTTCTCGACCTTCACCGACAGCTACGTGGGCGCCGACGGCAAGGTCAAGTACGGCCTCGTCACGCCCCGGGGCCTCCTCCCATTcaacgacggcggcggcggcggcggggcggcGAGGAGGGACTTCTCCAGGTACCGGCTGGGGTTCCCGGACTTCGTGCACGCCGCCTTCGCCGTCGCCGTGTTCGCGGCGGTCTCCCTGCTGGCCGACGCCAACACCGTGGCGTGCTTCTACCCGTCGCTCAGGGACCAGCAGAAGAAGGTGGTCATGGCGCTCCCCGTCGTCGTCGGCGCCGTCGCCAGCGTCGTCTTCGCCCTCTTCCCCTCCACGCGCCACGGGATCGGGTACCCGCCGTCCAAGCCCGAGGCGAGCGCGCTCGTCGCGTCGCAGTAG